A region of Halalkaliarchaeum desulfuricum DNA encodes the following proteins:
- a CDS encoding DUF4330 family protein: MELIDDEGRLFGTVNVIDALVVLVVLAVVVAGAALVVSDDPEPEPDLDTTHATLDLGTQPDYIVSEINEGDAYSPGGDDRITITDVHLTPQGNEQRVVLRVELRGELSGGSIQYDGAPPRLGRTLEVVTDLYQVDGQVRAVGGEDTLDREETTVVLRDTVDAADAREIAPGEEIRLADRTVATVEDVAVYAEGSPTRRVVVLEAALDAHRQQGELRFGGTPVRRGQTVDLPAGDYDLSGTIERVGDGLDRGEADVLLSDVVDVETAESIAEGDVIEVDGHRTATVESVTAYGTSNPDRNRVFVGVSIATLEHRERPQFGDTYVQQGSSISLSTDTYDLSGTIERVGTTEERGAPATRTVTLRMDEVHEDMAAAIRPGQTERSSGETIARVTDVDVEPSVILIRGEEGELGVYDHPIDRDVTITAELDVRETTAGVRFKGETIRQGSTVTLDLGTVTVEATVVSVGG; this comes from the coding sequence ATGGAACTGATCGACGACGAGGGCCGGCTGTTCGGCACGGTCAACGTGATCGACGCGCTGGTGGTGCTCGTGGTGCTCGCTGTCGTCGTCGCGGGCGCCGCACTCGTCGTCTCGGACGACCCCGAGCCCGAACCCGATCTCGACACGACCCACGCCACGCTGGATCTCGGCACACAGCCGGACTACATCGTCTCCGAGATCAACGAGGGCGACGCCTACAGTCCGGGCGGTGACGACCGGATCACGATCACCGACGTACACCTCACGCCGCAGGGGAACGAACAGCGCGTCGTTCTCCGGGTCGAGTTGCGCGGCGAGCTCTCCGGCGGTTCGATCCAGTACGACGGCGCGCCGCCCCGGCTGGGACGGACGCTCGAGGTCGTCACGGACCTGTACCAGGTCGACGGACAGGTCCGGGCGGTCGGCGGGGAGGACACGCTCGACCGCGAGGAGACGACGGTCGTCCTCCGGGACACTGTCGACGCCGCCGACGCCCGGGAGATCGCGCCGGGCGAGGAGATCCGTCTGGCCGACCGGACGGTCGCCACCGTCGAGGACGTCGCCGTCTACGCGGAGGGGAGCCCGACGCGGCGCGTGGTCGTCCTCGAGGCCGCCCTCGACGCCCACCGTCAGCAGGGCGAACTCCGGTTCGGCGGCACGCCGGTTCGGCGGGGGCAGACCGTCGACCTGCCGGCCGGCGACTACGACCTTTCCGGGACGATCGAACGCGTCGGCGACGGGCTCGACCGCGGCGAGGCCGATGTCCTCCTTTCGGACGTCGTCGACGTCGAAACCGCCGAGTCGATCGCCGAGGGCGACGTGATCGAGGTCGACGGCCACCGGACCGCGACCGTCGAGTCGGTGACGGCGTACGGCACGAGCAACCCCGACCGCAACCGCGTGTTCGTGGGGGTATCCATCGCCACGCTGGAACACCGCGAGCGGCCGCAGTTCGGCGACACGTACGTCCAGCAGGGGTCGTCGATCTCCCTTTCGACCGACACCTACGACCTGTCGGGAACGATCGAGCGCGTCGGAACGACCGAGGAGCGCGGCGCGCCCGCCACCCGGACAGTCACCCTTCGGATGGACGAGGTCCACGAGGACATGGCGGCGGCGATCCGTCCCGGACAGACCGAACGGAGCAGTGGGGAAACGATCGCGCGCGTGACCGATGTCGATGTCGAGCCGTCGGTGATCCTCATCCGGGGCGAGGAGGGTGAACTGGGTGTGTACGACCATCCGATCGACCGGGACGTGACGATCACCGCCGAGCTCGACGTGCGGGAAACGACCGCAGGCGTCCGGTTTAAAGGCGAGACGATCCGGCAGGGATCGACGGTGACGCTGGATCTCGGCACCGTCACCGTCGAGGCGACGGTCGTTTCGGTCGGTGGATAG
- a CDS encoding DUF5816 domain-containing protein, whose protein sequence is MSSKHEPTDGESTTAEAPHCGVCEHVYFQDDWERTPFCAEWNKETSIRVGEVCSAFSLQDETTIVGTAPADTDVDVEIDWEELTTGTDAPFFAAYRDDEKYGWMCGNCRTLEVAIDTMGQFVCNDCGNKHSPTEWDPSYL, encoded by the coding sequence ATGAGCAGCAAACACGAACCGACAGACGGTGAGTCGACAACAGCCGAGGCGCCTCACTGTGGCGTCTGTGAGCACGTCTACTTCCAGGACGACTGGGAGCGAACCCCGTTCTGTGCGGAGTGGAACAAGGAGACCTCGATCCGCGTCGGGGAGGTGTGTTCGGCGTTCTCGCTGCAGGATGAGACAACTATCGTCGGAACCGCGCCCGCCGACACCGACGTCGATGTCGAAATCGACTGGGAGGAGCTGACGACGGGGACCGACGCGCCGTTTTTCGCCGCCTATCGGGACGACGAGAAGTACGGCTGGATGTGCGGCAACTGTCGAACGCTCGAGGTCGCGATCGACACGATGGGACAGTTCGTCTGTAACGACTGTGGGAACAAACACAGCCCGACGGAGTGGGATCCGTCCTATTTATAA
- a CDS encoding helix-turn-helix domain-containing protein: MTSGIRAELKIPAAVACPMARVSAAEDVTAYSMSKSVDPHAPKHVTEEFSVPAVDELSEEIEETELEKTFTDGSSAIYRFERVSDRNCPCECIEQHGSPVVDVRGERGTLYVVFHAADREDLRQVIETVGEFHPQMEVRRLVQSRAEDEDGSKSLVFFDKSVLTDRQQQVLTTAHELGYFDHPKGANAGEVADELDIATATFIEHLSAAQRKLLNSILDTE, encoded by the coding sequence ATGACTTCTGGCATCCGCGCGGAACTGAAGATTCCGGCAGCGGTAGCCTGTCCGATGGCCAGGGTGTCGGCCGCCGAGGATGTGACCGCCTACTCGATGTCCAAAAGCGTCGATCCACACGCCCCCAAACACGTCACCGAGGAGTTCAGCGTCCCCGCTGTGGACGAGTTGTCGGAGGAGATCGAGGAGACCGAACTCGAGAAGACGTTCACCGACGGTTCCAGCGCAATCTATCGGTTCGAACGGGTCAGTGACAGAAACTGCCCCTGCGAGTGCATCGAGCAACACGGCTCCCCGGTGGTCGACGTCAGAGGCGAACGGGGAACGCTGTACGTCGTCTTCCACGCCGCCGACCGGGAGGATCTCAGACAGGTAATCGAGACGGTCGGGGAGTTCCACCCGCAGATGGAGGTCAGGCGACTCGTCCAGTCGAGAGCGGAAGATGAGGACGGATCCAAGTCTCTCGTGTTCTTCGACAAGAGCGTGCTCACCGACCGGCAACAGCAGGTGCTGACGACGGCCCACGAACTCGGCTACTTCGATCACCCGAAAGGCGCCAACGCGGGGGAAGTCGCCGACGAACTCGACATCGCGACCGCGACGTTCATCGAACACCTCTCTGCGGCACAGCGGAAACTCCTGAATTCGATCCTCGATACCGAGTAG
- a CDS encoding pyruvate ferredoxin oxidoreductase subunit gamma, with product MEQIRIHGRGGQGSVTLAHLIAEAAFEQGDWAQAFPAFGVERRGAPVEAFARIDTEKITDRSQVNEPTYVLVQDPTLVDIVDVAEGLIEGGTVVVNSTAEPAELPIPTDERIVTVDATGIAREHLGRPIMNTSLLGAFAGATGVLEIESIESVTVSTFGGDVGRKNAAAADAAFREVAAV from the coding sequence ATGGAACAGATTCGCATACATGGGCGCGGTGGGCAGGGATCCGTAACCCTGGCCCACCTGATCGCCGAGGCCGCATTCGAGCAGGGAGACTGGGCACAGGCGTTCCCCGCCTTCGGCGTCGAGCGCCGGGGCGCCCCCGTCGAGGCGTTCGCACGGATCGACACGGAGAAAATCACCGACAGGAGTCAGGTGAACGAACCCACCTACGTGCTCGTTCAGGACCCGACGCTCGTCGACATCGTGGACGTCGCCGAGGGGCTGATCGAGGGCGGGACGGTCGTCGTCAACTCGACGGCGGAGCCGGCGGAGCTACCGATCCCGACCGACGAACGGATCGTGACCGTCGACGCGACCGGCATCGCCAGGGAGCATCTCGGACGACCGATCATGAACACGTCGCTGCTGGGGGCGTTCGCCGGCGCGACGGGCGTCCTCGAGATCGAGAGCATCGAATCGGTGACCGTCTCGACGTTCGGCGGCGACGTCGGCCGGAAGAACGCCGCCGCCGCCGACGCCGCGTTCCGGGAGGTGGCCGCCGTATGA
- a CDS encoding DUF5789 family protein, with translation MKINELLTRLETVTYPTTTDRVVEEFDDPKLTLVDGEERLSTVFDRINNEVLDCCDDAKLAVLGGLKGDAVGRKGYSDRDPPTPSESDSVGPTL, from the coding sequence ATGAAAATAAACGAGTTGCTCACAAGGCTCGAGACGGTGACGTACCCGACGACGACCGACCGCGTCGTGGAAGAATTCGACGATCCGAAGCTCACCCTCGTGGACGGCGAGGAGCGACTGTCGACGGTGTTCGACAGGATCAACAACGAGGTGCTGGACTGCTGTGACGACGCCAAACTCGCGGTCCTCGGCGGCCTCAAAGGCGATGCCGTCGGACGGAAGGGATACAGCGATCGCGATCCGCCGACGCCGAGCGAATCGGATTCGGTAGGGCCGACGCTTTGA
- a CDS encoding pyruvate ferredoxin oxidoreductase, producing MGDRTMLKGDQAVAAGVRSTQPDVVSAYPITPQTGIVETLSEMHADGELDGEFLKVDSEFNAASSCIGASAAGARVFSATCSQGLKLMSEPLFTAAGMRLPVVMAVANRSLSAPISIWNDHTDAFAERDGGMIQFFAKDVQEAVDTVFVAYRVAEDPTISLPALVNLDGFILTHVKEPVDVPDEAAVSSYLPDREPFATLDPSDPTTMGGVGRPEHWTEARYAVQEAMLRSREVIAEATEAFGDQFGRKYGLEYDGMLETVGPVDADLALVCLGSLAGTVEHVIADHPADVKLVRPRVIRPFPAEQLRQALAGVEAVSVMQKENSPGYQGSLASELKSALYGSDTQPAVRSYVLGLAGRDVSHDDIEAVIEETGEAAEDGHPRRFLAEERWPQLKGDLLDMEVTQA from the coding sequence ATGGGCGACCGGACGATGCTGAAAGGCGATCAGGCGGTCGCCGCCGGGGTCAGGTCCACCCAGCCGGACGTCGTCTCCGCGTACCCCATCACGCCACAGACCGGCATCGTCGAGACGCTCTCGGAGATGCACGCCGACGGCGAACTCGACGGGGAGTTTCTGAAGGTCGACTCGGAGTTCAACGCCGCCTCCTCGTGCATCGGCGCCAGCGCCGCCGGCGCGCGCGTCTTCAGCGCGACGTGCTCGCAAGGGCTCAAACTCATGTCCGAGCCGCTGTTTACGGCGGCGGGCATGCGGTTGCCGGTCGTGATGGCCGTCGCGAACCGGAGCCTCTCGGCGCCGATCTCGATCTGGAACGACCACACCGACGCCTTCGCCGAGCGCGACGGGGGGATGATCCAGTTTTTCGCCAAGGACGTCCAGGAGGCCGTCGACACCGTGTTCGTGGCCTACCGGGTGGCCGAGGATCCGACGATTTCGCTGCCCGCGCTCGTCAACCTCGACGGGTTCATCCTGACACACGTCAAGGAACCGGTCGACGTCCCCGACGAAGCGGCGGTGTCGTCGTATCTCCCCGACCGGGAGCCGTTCGCGACGCTCGACCCGTCGGATCCCACGACGATGGGAGGCGTGGGGCGTCCCGAACACTGGACGGAAGCGCGGTACGCCGTCCAGGAAGCGATGCTCCGGTCCCGGGAGGTCATCGCCGAGGCGACCGAAGCCTTCGGCGATCAGTTCGGTCGCAAGTACGGACTGGAGTACGACGGGATGCTCGAGACAGTCGGTCCCGTCGACGCCGACCTCGCACTCGTGTGTCTGGGATCACTGGCGGGGACGGTCGAACACGTCATCGCCGATCACCCCGCGGACGTGAAACTGGTTCGACCGCGCGTGATCCGGCCGTTCCCGGCCGAACAGCTCCGCCAGGCACTTGCCGGCGTCGAGGCGGTAAGCGTCATGCAAAAGGAGAACTCCCCCGGCTACCAGGGGAGCCTGGCGAGCGAACTCAAGTCGGCTTTGTACGGATCCGATACCCAGCCCGCCGTCCGGAGTTACGTCCTCGGTCTCGCCGGCCGCGATGTTTCCCACGACGACATCGAGGCCGTTATTGAAGAGACCGGTGAGGCGGCGGAAGACGGGCATCCACGTCGATTCCTCGCGGAGGAACGATGGCCGCAATTGAAGGGAGACTTACTCGACATGGAGGTGACCCAGGCATGA
- a CDS encoding fumarylacetoacetate hydrolase family protein: protein MRRARLLTPDGPVEGRYEAGRIETENGTYEVGRDGRLLPPCDPSALYCVGRNFAETLEQMEYDRPEEPDFFIKPPTSLLAHGQPIPYPEFTDELTYAGELVAVIDRRCRDLEPEEVPDAVRGYTVMNDVDALDQQGRTARKAFDGSAPLGPWLETDLDPRNVAMHTGIDGETRQEANTELMLFDPDEIVSYLSRRFTFRPGDAVAFGSPANPGVIEPGNRIEITYEGVGTLANEVADASRKQKS from the coding sequence ATGCGACGCGCGCGACTGCTCACGCCGGACGGACCCGTCGAGGGACGCTACGAGGCCGGTCGAATCGAAACCGAGAACGGAACCTACGAGGTTGGCCGGGACGGACGCCTGCTCCCTCCCTGTGACCCGTCAGCGCTGTACTGTGTGGGACGGAACTTCGCGGAGACGCTCGAACAGATGGAGTACGATCGACCCGAGGAACCGGACTTCTTCATCAAACCGCCGACGTCGCTGCTCGCCCACGGGCAGCCGATCCCGTACCCCGAATTCACCGACGAGCTGACGTACGCGGGCGAACTCGTCGCCGTGATCGACCGGCGGTGCCGCGACCTCGAGCCGGAGGAGGTGCCGGACGCCGTCCGCGGCTACACCGTCATGAACGACGTCGACGCACTCGACCAGCAGGGCCGGACCGCCCGGAAGGCCTTCGACGGCTCCGCCCCGCTCGGGCCGTGGCTCGAGACCGACCTCGACCCGCGGAACGTCGCGATGCACACCGGAATCGACGGCGAAACGCGGCAGGAGGCCAACACGGAACTGATGCTGTTCGACCCCGACGAGATCGTCTCGTATCTCTCCCGCCGGTTCACGTTCCGTCCGGGGGACGCCGTCGCGTTCGGCAGCCCGGCGAACCCCGGGGTGATCGAGCCGGGAAACCGGATCGAGATCACCTACGAGGGGGTCGGAACGCTCGCGAACGAGGTCGCCGACGCTTCCCGGAAGCAAAAGAGCTAA
- a CDS encoding phosphoadenosine phosphosulfate reductase family protein, with translation MTDDFPAYVDVDYTDGKGETPADYPSIQHKIEKAIEVTRRGLEQYENPAVMWTGGKDSTLTLYFINEVAEEFGYDKPTAVFIDHFQHFEKITDFVEHWADEWGIELVYARNDDVGDYVDEHGLEPGDDIPVDALSEHNRHHIRNILEYEEDTFPFLLDTYVGNHLLKTVALNDALEAYDIDGVISGVRWDEQEARADETFFSPRHDPDIYPPHDRIHPILQFTERDVWEAFWNFVVPTTVDEFPEDGYVPESADDLPEGVTIEDVPISPKYFAGFRSLGSEVSTEKTTQEPAWLQDLENTVERAGRAQDKEDLMERLRDLGYM, from the coding sequence ATGACAGACGACTTTCCGGCGTACGTCGACGTCGACTACACGGACGGCAAGGGCGAAACTCCCGCGGACTATCCCTCGATCCAGCACAAGATCGAGAAGGCGATCGAGGTCACCCGCCGAGGGCTCGAACAGTACGAGAACCCGGCGGTGATGTGGACCGGCGGGAAGGACTCGACGCTCACGCTGTACTTCATCAACGAGGTGGCCGAGGAGTTCGGCTACGACAAGCCAACTGCGGTGTTCATCGACCACTTCCAGCACTTCGAGAAGATCACTGATTTCGTCGAGCACTGGGCCGACGAGTGGGGGATCGAACTGGTGTACGCCCGCAACGACGATGTCGGCGACTACGTCGACGAACACGGGCTCGAACCGGGTGACGACATCCCGGTCGACGCCCTCTCGGAGCACAACCGGCACCACATCCGCAACATTCTCGAGTACGAGGAGGACACGTTCCCGTTCCTGCTGGACACCTACGTCGGCAACCACCTTCTCAAAACAGTTGCGCTCAACGACGCCCTCGAAGCGTACGACATCGACGGCGTGATCTCGGGCGTGCGATGGGACGAACAGGAGGCTCGCGCCGACGAGACGTTCTTCTCGCCACGGCACGACCCCGACATCTACCCGCCCCACGACCGGATCCACCCGATCCTGCAGTTCACCGAGCGCGACGTCTGGGAGGCCTTCTGGAACTTCGTCGTCCCGACCACCGTCGACGAGTTCCCCGAGGACGGCTACGTCCCCGAGTCGGCCGACGACCTCCCGGAGGGCGTCACGATCGAGGACGTTCCGATTTCGCCGAAGTACTTCGCCGGCTTCCGGTCGCTGGGCAGTGAAGTATCCACCGAGAAGACGACCCAGGAGCCCGCCTGGCTCCAGGATCTGGAGAACACCGTCGAGCGCGCCGGTCGCGCACAGGACAAAGAAGACCTCATGGAGCGGCTCCGGGATCTCGGCTACATGTAG
- a CDS encoding 4Fe-4S binding protein, with product MTDAGRAESAEVERAAAAGREPAEDDADSTTVADSTTPDDDQVEDPYEDLTVPMGAIANPKTSLVNETGSWRESRPVIHHEPCVGCGLCVTFCPDGAVHRVDDFQGSGRSIPGDRRPVPRAAKHDGHQQVAVDYRYCKGCGICETECPIDAIDMIPEVK from the coding sequence ATGACCGACGCGGGTCGGGCCGAATCGGCGGAGGTCGAACGCGCCGCGGCGGCCGGGCGGGAGCCTGCCGAGGACGACGCCGATTCGACGACCGTCGCCGATTCGACGACACCCGACGACGATCAAGTCGAAGACCCCTACGAGGATTTGACGGTCCCGATGGGCGCGATCGCGAACCCGAAGACGAGCCTCGTCAACGAAACGGGCTCCTGGCGGGAAAGCCGTCCGGTGATCCACCACGAACCCTGTGTCGGGTGTGGGCTCTGTGTGACGTTCTGCCCGGACGGCGCCGTCCACCGCGTCGATGATTTCCAGGGGTCGGGGCGGTCGATCCCCGGCGATCGACGACCCGTCCCGCGGGCGGCGAAACACGACGGTCATCAGCAAGTCGCCGTCGATTACCGGTACTGCAAGGGGTGTGGGATCTGCGAGACCGAGTGTCCGATCGACGCCATCGACATGATCCCGGAGGTGAAGTGA
- a CDS encoding thiamine pyrophosphate-dependent enzyme — protein MSSPPEPDAVLSYDDDLFTPGHRACAGCAPALAMRHLTEATGENTIISMATGCMEVISSPFPESSWGVSWIHDVFANAPGVASGIEAAYRAFDRKASEEFTDHDDVNFVVVAGDGATFDIGIRSLSGMMDRGHDVLYVCYDNEAYMNTGIQRSSATPLGASTSTSPPGKESLGDDTSKKDMPAIAAAHGCSYVASASIGYPQDFKQKIERGLEHDGPKYVQVQAPCMLGWEFDPAEAVTVAQLAVETGLQPLFEVVDGELVDVMRIRDRKPVREYLECQGRFDHLFETGEGEEVIEQLQEFVDERADELDLDA, from the coding sequence ATGAGTTCGCCGCCGGAACCCGACGCGGTCCTGTCGTACGACGACGACCTGTTCACCCCCGGCCACCGGGCGTGTGCCGGGTGTGCCCCTGCACTCGCCATGCGGCACCTGACGGAAGCAACCGGGGAAAACACGATCATCTCGATGGCGACCGGCTGTATGGAGGTCATTTCCAGCCCGTTCCCGGAGAGCTCGTGGGGGGTAAGCTGGATCCACGACGTGTTCGCGAACGCGCCGGGCGTCGCCTCCGGCATCGAGGCGGCCTACCGCGCCTTCGATCGCAAGGCTTCAGAGGAGTTCACCGATCACGACGACGTGAACTTCGTCGTGGTTGCCGGCGACGGGGCGACCTTCGACATCGGCATCCGCAGTCTCAGCGGCATGATGGACCGCGGGCACGACGTCCTGTACGTCTGTTACGACAACGAGGCGTACATGAACACCGGAATCCAGCGATCGAGCGCGACGCCGCTGGGCGCGAGCACCAGCACGTCGCCTCCGGGGAAGGAAAGCCTCGGCGACGACACCTCCAAAAAGGACATGCCCGCGATCGCCGCCGCGCACGGCTGCTCGTACGTCGCCTCGGCGTCGATCGGCTACCCGCAGGACTTCAAACAGAAAATCGAGCGGGGCCTCGAACACGACGGGCCGAAATACGTCCAGGTGCAGGCGCCCTGCATGCTCGGCTGGGAGTTCGATCCGGCGGAGGCGGTCACCGTCGCCCAGCTCGCGGTCGAAACCGGCCTGCAGCCGCTGTTCGAAGTCGTCGACGGGGAACTGGTGGACGTGATGCGGATCCGCGACCGCAAACCGGTCCGGGAGTACCTCGAGTGTCAGGGTCGGTTCGACCACCTCTTCGAGACGGGGGAAGGGGAGGAGGTGATCGAACAGCTCCAGGAGTTCGTCGACGAACGGGCCGACGAACTCGACCTGGACGCGTGA
- a CDS encoding 4Fe-4S dicluster domain-containing protein, producing MNESQLAARWPAKRAGRFEGLERYVERARDRSREPIDDSSVLVPGGIVRILPDRCKECSYCWEYCPQDVLERGREANRKGYRPPTVAEGKADDCVDCGMCAWICPEFAIYTVEQTDGEAEPTPAGGET from the coding sequence GTGAACGAGTCACAACTGGCAGCACGGTGGCCGGCGAAACGTGCCGGACGGTTCGAAGGGCTCGAACGATACGTCGAGCGCGCCCGAGATCGATCCCGCGAACCGATCGACGATTCGTCGGTCCTGGTACCGGGTGGGATCGTCCGGATACTGCCCGATCGCTGCAAGGAATGTAGTTATTGCTGGGAGTACTGTCCACAGGACGTTCTCGAACGTGGCCGGGAAGCCAACCGGAAAGGGTATCGCCCGCCGACGGTGGCCGAGGGCAAGGCCGACGACTGCGTGGACTGTGGCATGTGCGCCTGGATCTGCCCGGAGTTCGCGATTTACACCGTCGAGCAAACGGACGGCGAGGCCGAACCGACGCCGGCGGGAGGTGAGACGTGA
- a CDS encoding ornithine cyclodeaminase family protein, producing MQTLLLDSEAVAANAPMDRVVPALESAFAAYERGDAQMPAKSYIELPEYNGDFRSMPAYMDAGDWDAAGVKWVNVHPDNEKKYDLPTVMGTMIYSDPENAFPLAIMDGTELTTRRTGAAAAVATDYLAVEGATSLGIVGAGVQAYTQLEAIAEVRPIETVVISDVDEERVAAFVDAFEDRFDVLGGSTAEAADCDVLSTVTPVREPIVSLEDLGEHTHVNAMGADAEGKQELESAVLQEAKLVIDDYEQCTHSGEVNVPWNEGLLGDDDIYGEIGEIVVGEQPGRTAADGVTVFDSTGLAIQDVATARVVYEHADENDNGTPFDLLGIGNRE from the coding sequence ATGCAGACGTTGCTTCTGGACAGCGAGGCCGTCGCAGCGAACGCGCCGATGGACCGCGTGGTCCCGGCGCTGGAGTCGGCGTTTGCCGCCTACGAGCGCGGCGACGCCCAGATGCCGGCGAAGTCGTACATCGAACTCCCCGAGTACAACGGCGACTTCCGGTCGATGCCGGCGTACATGGACGCCGGCGACTGGGACGCAGCCGGCGTGAAGTGGGTGAACGTCCACCCCGACAACGAAAAGAAGTACGATCTCCCGACGGTGATGGGGACGATGATCTACTCCGACCCGGAGAACGCGTTTCCGCTTGCGATCATGGACGGCACCGAGCTCACGACCCGACGGACGGGTGCGGCGGCCGCGGTCGCGACCGACTACCTCGCAGTCGAGGGCGCCACCTCGCTGGGGATCGTCGGCGCCGGCGTGCAGGCGTACACGCAACTGGAGGCGATCGCGGAGGTCCGACCGATCGAGACGGTCGTGATCTCCGATGTCGACGAAGAGCGCGTCGCGGCGTTCGTCGACGCGTTCGAAGACCGGTTCGACGTCCTCGGCGGCTCGACTGCGGAGGCGGCCGACTGTGACGTGCTCTCGACGGTGACCCCCGTCCGTGAGCCGATCGTCTCCCTCGAGGACCTCGGCGAGCACACACACGTCAACGCGATGGGCGCCGACGCCGAGGGCAAACAGGAGCTCGAATCGGCGGTGCTCCAGGAGGCGAAACTCGTCATCGACGACTACGAACAGTGCACCCACTCCGGCGAGGTCAACGTCCCCTGGAACGAGGGGCTGTTGGGCGACGACGACATCTACGGCGAGATCGGCGAGATCGTCGTCGGCGAACAACCCGGGCGCACGGCGGCGGACGGCGTCACCGTCTTCGACTCGACGGGGCTTGCAATCCAGGACGTGGCAACGGCTCGCGTCGTCTACGAACACGCCGACGAGAACGACAACGGGACGCCGTTCGATCTGCTCGGGATCGGGAACCGAGAGTAA
- a CDS encoding 2-oxoacid:acceptor oxidoreductase subunit alpha, with amino-acid sequence MATSEEESGEETATDTEPEVLTGDHFMMGDTACAEGAIAAGCRFFAGYPITPASEVAERISQRFPGLPDAQYIQMEDEIASIAAVVGGSNAGKKSMTATSGPGVSLMNENIGLAAITETPCVIVNVQRGGPSTGMPTLPGQGDVMQARYGSQGDYPMIAYAPGSPQEMFDLTVEAFNAAERYRTPVIVLADQTVGHMTGKVSIPDSVETVDRPRPDDEIEPETFLPYDNSVQVPPMAAAGEGGRVHVTGLTHDERGHPDIDVDTHEKMLGRMMDKIDDNREEICRVQRYRLDDADVALIAYGSMSRSARDAVDQLRADGVDAGLFRVITPWPFPIDEIEALSAAVDRIVVAEMNLGQYVTPVRAHAACPVDAHTHPGGAIPRPDEVADTVREVIR; translated from the coding sequence ATGGCCACCTCCGAGGAGGAATCCGGCGAGGAGACGGCGACCGACACCGAGCCGGAGGTCCTCACCGGCGATCACTTCATGATGGGCGACACCGCCTGTGCGGAGGGGGCGATCGCCGCAGGCTGTCGGTTTTTCGCGGGGTATCCGATAACGCCCGCCAGCGAGGTCGCCGAGCGCATCAGCCAGCGCTTCCCCGGGCTCCCCGACGCCCAGTACATCCAGATGGAAGACGAGATCGCAAGCATAGCCGCCGTCGTCGGCGGCTCGAACGCCGGGAAAAAGAGCATGACCGCCACGAGCGGCCCGGGCGTGAGCCTCATGAACGAAAACATCGGACTGGCGGCGATCACCGAAACGCCGTGTGTCATCGTCAACGTCCAGCGCGGTGGCCCCTCGACGGGAATGCCCACGCTTCCCGGACAGGGGGACGTGATGCAAGCTCGGTACGGGAGCCAGGGCGATTATCCGATGATCGCCTACGCTCCGGGCAGCCCCCAGGAGATGTTCGACCTGACGGTCGAGGCGTTCAACGCCGCCGAACGGTACCGGACGCCGGTGATCGTGCTCGCCGACCAGACCGTCGGGCACATGACCGGAAAGGTGTCGATCCCCGACTCGGTCGAGACAGTGGACCGTCCGCGGCCGGACGACGAGATCGAACCGGAGACGTTCCTCCCGTACGACAACTCGGTTCAGGTTCCGCCGATGGCAGCCGCCGGGGAGGGTGGTCGGGTGCACGTCACCGGCCTCACCCACGACGAGCGTGGACATCCGGACATCGATGTCGACACGCACGAGAAGATGCTCGGACGGATGATGGACAAAATCGACGACAACCGCGAGGAGATCTGTCGCGTACAGCGGTATCGACTCGACGACGCCGACGTGGCCCTGATCGCCTACGGATCGATGAGCCGTTCGGCCCGCGACGCGGTCGACCAGCTCCGGGCCGACGGCGTCGACGCCGGGCTCTTTCGGGTGATCACCCCGTGGCCGTTCCCGATCGACGAGATCGAGGCACTCTCGGCTGCGGTCGACCGGATCGTCGTCGCCGAGATGAACCTCGGTCAGTACGTCACCCCGGTTCGGGCCCACGCGGCCTGTCCGGTCGACGCCCACACCCATCCGGGCGGGGCGATCCCGCGCCCGGACGAGGTCGCCGACACCGTCCGGGAGGTGATTCGATGA